One Rosa chinensis cultivar Old Blush chromosome 3, RchiOBHm-V2, whole genome shotgun sequence DNA window includes the following coding sequences:
- the LOC112194858 gene encoding pentatricopeptide repeat-containing protein At3g09060, giving the protein MVDFPKSLSPKRVLKLLQAEKNTHSALALLDSATRHPNYTHSPDVFHHILRRLIHPNLVAHVARVVELIRTQKCHCPEDVALTVIKAYAKNSMPDKALHVFQQMREIFGCEPGIRSYNSLLNAFIESNQWDRAEQFFAYFETVGLPPNLQTYNTLIKISCKKKQFEKARGLLDWMWEKGLEPDVMSYGTLINALAKNGRLGDALEVFDEMPERGVRPDVMCYNILIDGFFRKGEYVEAKELWERLVMDAEAYPNAVSYNVMISGLCKCGRFGESLEIWNRMKRNERGCDLFTCSSLIHGLCKAGNVDEAERVYKDMVEKGVVPDAVMYNAMLDGFCRAGKIGQCFELWEVMEKGGCRNVVSYNILIKGLFENKKAEEAMSVWELMHEKACVADSTTYGVLIHGLCKNGYLNKALWILKEAENARADLDVFAYSTLINWLCKEGRLDEAARILDQMVKCGYKPNSHVCNSLIYGFIQATKLEDAICFFRGMSTKYCSPNVVSYNTLINGLCKVGRFSDAYVFVREMLETGWTLDVITYSLLIDGLCQGRKIAMALNLWNQALDKGFEPDVTMYNIMIHGLCSAGKAEGALQLYFQMGCRNCVPNLVTHNTLMEGFYKIRDCGKASEIWARILKDGLQPDIISYNITLKGLCSCSRISDAVGYLEKALHHGVLPTHITWHILVRAVVNDGATMQSSWG; this is encoded by the coding sequence ATGGTCGACTTCCCGAAATCCCTGTCCCCCAAGCGCGTCCTCAAGCTCCTCCAAGCCGAAAAGAACACCCACTCCGCACTCGCCCTCCTCGACTCCGCCACTCGCCACCCCAACTACACCCACTCCCCCGACGTCTTCCACCACATCCTCCGCCGCCTCATCCACCCCAACCTCGTTGCCCACGTCGCTCGGGTCGTCGAACTCATCCGCACCCAGAAATGCCACTGCCCCGAGGACGTGGCACTGACCGTCATCAAAGCCTACGCCAAAAACTCAATGCCTGATAAAGCCCTGCACGTCTTCCAGCAAATGCGAGAGATTTTCGGGTGCGAACCCGGCATTCGATCCTACAATTCTCTTCTAAACGCCTTCATTGAGTCCAACCAGTGGGACCGAGCCGAGCAGTTCTTTGCTTATTTCGAAACGGTGGGGTTGCCCCCAAATCTGCAGACGTACAACACTCTGATCAAGATTTCGTGCAAGAAGAAGCAGTTTGAGAAGGCCAGGGGGCTGCTGGATTGGATGTGGGAGAAGGGTTTGGAGCCTGATGTGATGAGTTACGGAACTTTGATCAATGCGTTGGCCAAAAATGGGAGGCTGGGGGATGCATTGGAGGTGTTCGACGAAATGCCTGAGAGAGGAGTCAGGCCTGATGTCATGTGTTATAATATTTTGATTGATGGGTTTTTTCGGAAAGGTGAATATGTGGAGGCTAAGGAGCTTTGGGAGAGGTTGGTGATGGACGCGGAGGCATATCCGAATGCTGTTAGTTATAATGTTATGATTAGTGGTTTGTGCAAATGCGGGAGGTTTGGTGAGAGTTTGGAGATATGGAATAGGATGAAGAGGAATGAAAGAGGATGTGATTTGTTTACTTGTAGTTCTTTGATTCATGGGCTGTGTAAAGCGGGGAATGTGGATGAGGCAGAGAGAGTTTATAAGGATATGGTTGAGAAGGGAGTAGTGCCGGATGCGGTTATGTATAATGCAATGCTCGATGGTTTCTGCCGAGCAGGGAAGATTGGACAGTgctttgagttgtgggaggtGATGGAGAAGGGTGGTTGTCGTAATGTTGTGAGTTATAACATATTGATCAAAGGGTTGTTTGAAAATAAGAAGGCAGAGGAAGCAATGTCTGTCTGGGAATTGATGCATGAGAAGGCTTGTGTTGCAGATTCCACAACTTATGGAGTATTAATTCATGGACTGTGTAAGAATGGTTACTTGAACAAGGCTCTATGGATTTTAAAAGAGGCGGAAAATGCTAGAGCTGATCTTGATGTCTTTGCATATTCCACATTGATTAATTGGTTATGCAAAGAAGGGAGACTGGATGAAGCAGCCAGAATCCTTGATCAGATGGTTAAGTGTGGCTATAAACCAAACTCTCATGTTTGCAATTCATTGATATATGGCTTTATCCAAGCTACCAAACTTGAAGATGCAATTTGCTTTTTTAGGGGAATGTCCACCAAGTATTGCTCTCCAAATGTTGTCTCCTACAATACTCTGATAAATGGCTTATGCAAAGTGGGAAGATTTAGTGATGCATATGTGTTTGTGAGGGAAATGCTGGAGACAGGGTGGACACTAGATGTGATCACATATAGTTTGTTAATTGATGGGCTTTGTCAAGGCAGGAAGATTGCCATGGCCCTCAATTTGTGGAATCAAGCCCTTGACAAGGGATTCGAACCTGATGTAACTATGTACAACATTATGATTCATGGACTTTGCTCTGCAGGCAAAGCTGAAGGTGCTTTGCAGCTATATTTTCAGATGGGGTGTAGGAACTGTGTTCCGAACCTTGTGACACACAACACCCTAATGGAGGGTTTTTACAAAATTAGAGACTGTGGAAAGGCATCAGAAATTTGGGCTCGCATTTTAAAGGATGGGCTACAACCAGATATAATTTCCTATAATATTACTCTGAAAGGGCTTTGTTCATGCAGTAGAATATCAGATGCTGTTGGGTACTTAGAAAAAGCTTTGCATCATGGAGTTCTTCCGACTCATATAACGTGGCACATACTTGTTAGGGCAGTGGTCAACGATGGGGCCACTATGCAGTCTTCTTGGGGTTAA
- the LOC112194859 gene encoding uncharacterized protein LOC112194859, with product MIALKHIQISFNATRHTILQPGRFPSTKNSILRFSKSNDSDSESETPSPEGDTRKQELLVRIAMLQAQKVRLADYLDERSEYLTKFGEDATAEFDKIGEDALKGLDEASARIMENMDSRMQAFEESTGVNISEIEENENELAAFEDQIEKDRNEGLFFKNLTQGKPIKKLDATEEIKKIKELTKKSAGSEIRRNIYLVLIGLLLIEIVDSFITSTPDWRKVAFLGVILVGLVTQFIYEQKMLSEKEIAEEKKTEEERR from the exons ATGATTGCCCTCAAACACATTCAAATCTCTTTCAACGCCACCAGACATACCATTTTACAGCCGGGAAGATTTCCCAGCACAAAGAACTCCATCTTGCGCTTCAGCAAGTCCAATGATTCTGATTCCGAATCAGAGACTCCTTCGCCTGAGGGAGATACTCGCAAGCAAGAGCTGCTGGTGAGGATAGCAATGCTTCAAGCTCAGAAAGTCCGGCTTGCGGATTACTTAGATGAAAGATCAGAATATCTTACTAAATTCGGAGAAGATGCCACTGCGGAGTTTGACAAGATTGGAGAAGATGCCCTCAAAGGACTGGATGAAGCCAGTGCTCGG ATAATGGAGAATATGGACAGCCGCATGCAGGCGTTTGAGGAATCTACAGGAGTGAACATATCGGAGAtcgaagaaaatgaaaatgagttAGCAGCATTCGAAGATCAGATTGAAAAAGACCGAAATGAAGGGCTATTTTTCAAGAATCTGACGCAGGGGAAACCCATAAAAAAGTTAGACGCTACGGAGGAAATAAAGAAGATCAAGGAGCTTACTAAAAAAAGTGCAGGATCAGAAATCAGGAGGAATATTTACCTTGTATTGATTGGCCTGCTACTCATAGAAATTGTTGACTCCTTCATCACTTCAACACCCGATTGGAGAAAAGTTGCATTTCTCGGGGTAATTTTAGTGGGTTTGGTTACTCAGTTCATCTATGAGCAGAAAATGCTATCAGAAAAAGAAATAGCAGAAGAGAAGAAGACAGAGGAAGAAAGAAGGTGA
- the LOC112191883 gene encoding protein NRT1/ PTR FAMILY 8.2, with the protein MALVEDEYTNDGTVDIHKNPANKRKTGNWKACRFILGNECCERLAYYGMSTNLVNYLQKQLSMGNAAASKSVTNWSGTCYATPLLGAFLADAYLGRYWTIAIFSIIYALGMAFLSLTASINGLKPSCDSSGCHATASQKAVCFVALYMIALGTGGIKPCVSSFGADQFDETDDTEKEKKSSFFNWFYMSINVGALIASSVLVYIQMNVGWNWGFGIPAVAMVIAVVFFFFGSPLYRLQKPGGSPLTRIIQVIVASCRKFNVKVPDDKSLLYETRDAESNIQGSRKLEHTDKLRFFDKAAVEDLKSLENPWKVCTVTQVEELKAIIQLLPIWASGIVFAAVYSQMSTMFVLQGNTMDQHMGPKFKIPSASLSLFDTVSVLIWAPIYDLVIVPFARKFTGHPRGFTQLQRMGIGLLISVFSMVVAGILEVVRLGIVHKNNYYDREYIPMSIFWQVPQYFLIGCAEVFTFIGQLEFFYDQAPDAMRSLCSALSLTTISLGNYLSTLLVTIVTKVTTRNGKLGWIPDNLNRGHLDYFYWLLTILSVINFLVYLLIAKWYTYKKTVDR; encoded by the exons ATGGCTTTGGTGGAAGATGAATATACAAATGACGGCACTGTGGACATACATAAAAACCCTGCTAATAAGAGGAAGACTGGCAATTGGAAGGCATGCCGCTTTATTCTTG GAAATGAATGCTGTGAAAGATTGGCATACTATGGAATGAGTACCAATCTGGTGAACTATCTTCAGAAACAACTCAGCATGGGAAATGCCGCGGCATCAAAGAGTGTCACTAATTGGTCGGGAACTTGCTATGCCACGCCACTGTTAGGAGCCTTCCTAGCTGATGCATACTTGGGAAGATATTGGACGATTGCCATTTTCTCAATTATTTATGCTCTT GGGATGGCATTCTTGTCTCTGACAGCATCTATCAATGGACTAAAGCCATCATGCGACAGCTCTGGTTGCCACGCAACTGCATCACAAAAAGCAGTCTGCTTTGTAGCTCTGTACATGATTGCACTTGGTACTGGTGGAATCAAGCCGTGCGTTTCATCTTTCGGTGCTGATCAATTTGATGAAACAGACGATActgagaaggaaaagaagagctCTTTCTTCAATTGGTTTTACATGTCAATCAATGTTGGTGCACTTATTGCTTCCTCGGTTTTGGTCTATATACAAATGAATGTGGGATGGAACTGGGGTTTTGGGATCCCAGCAGTTGCAATGGTCATAGCAGTtgtgttctttttctttggtaGTCCATTGTACCGACTTCAGAAACCTGGAGGGAGTCCCCTCACAAGGATTATTCAGGTCATTGTTGCATCCTGCAGGAAATTCAATGTAAAAGTCCCGGATGACAAGTCTCTTCTTTATGAAACAAGAGATGCTGAGAGTAATATCCAAGGAAGCCGCAAGCTTGAGCACACAGACAAGTTAAG GTTCTTTGATAAGGCTGCTGTGGAGGACCTGAAGAGCTTGGAAAACCCATGGAAAGTCTGCACAGTTACTCAAGTAGAGGAGCTCAAGGCCATCATCCAGTTGCTTCCAATATGGGCATCTGGGATAGTCTTTGCTGCAGTTTACAGTCAAATGAGCACAATGTTTGTTTTGCAAGGCAACACAATGGATCAACATATGGGCCCCAAATTCAAGATTCCATCtgcatctctctccctctttgaCACAGTGAGTGTTCTCATCTGGGCTCCTATATATGACCTAGTCATTGTCCCATTTGCAAGAAAGTTCACTGGTCATCCACGAGGTTTCACCCAGCTTCAAAGAATGGGCATTGGCCTTCTCATATCCGTGTTTTCCATGGTTGTTGCTGGGATCTTGGAGGTAGTTCGGCTCGGGATTGTGCATAAAAACAATTATTATGACCGCGAATACATCCCCATGTCAATCTTTTGGCAAGTTCCACAGTACTTCCTTATTGGGTGTGCAGAGGTTTTCACATTCATTGGACAGTTGGAATTTTTCTATGACCAGGCACCTGATGCTATGAGAAGCTTGTGCTCTGCTCTCTCACTTACAACTATTTCATTGGGAAATTACCTCAGCACTCTGCTTGTTACCATCGTAACTAAAGTTACCACAAGGAATGGGAAGCTTGGTTGGATTCCAGATAACTTGAACAGGGGCCATCTTGACTATTTTTACTGGCTGTTGACCATTCTCAGCGTCATTAACTTCCTTGTGTATCTCCTCATTGCTAAGTGGTATACATACAAGAAAACAGTGGATCGCTGA